A single genomic interval of Halorubrum aethiopicum harbors:
- a CDS encoding putative RNA uridine N3 methyltransferase has translation MRTEDGLTICVPSSVVREAEDDREATRKLGYVARAAAVFRADRLVVFPDGEGERDRGGEYVRAVLGYAATPPELRKDLWGERDELRYVGVLPPLRVPWRTGSAPNGDESTTQGLVTEVGPEGRVRVNSPLGEHPISLLVPSGMEVERGERVTIRVSSREPVRARITGKPEVGFQVVGADLSEALAGDDVAVATSRHGEELSVSRLGDLVVDAREAGGYTVAFGAPERGLPEMLGLSPDDVRAAVADGRRVEPDPGFDLWLNTIPAQGSGVVRTEEALFATLGSLTLTE, from the coding sequence ATGCGCACCGAGGACGGACTCACGATCTGTGTCCCGTCCTCGGTCGTCCGGGAAGCCGAGGACGACCGCGAGGCGACTCGCAAACTCGGCTACGTCGCCCGTGCGGCGGCGGTGTTCCGGGCGGACCGGCTCGTCGTCTTCCCCGACGGGGAGGGCGAACGGGACCGGGGCGGGGAGTACGTCCGCGCCGTGCTGGGGTACGCTGCGACGCCCCCGGAGCTCCGAAAGGACCTCTGGGGCGAACGCGACGAGCTCCGGTACGTCGGCGTGCTGCCGCCGCTTCGCGTGCCGTGGCGGACCGGCTCGGCCCCGAACGGGGACGAGTCGACAACACAGGGACTCGTGACCGAGGTCGGACCTGAAGGCCGCGTCCGGGTCAATTCCCCGCTGGGGGAACACCCGATCTCCCTGCTCGTCCCCTCCGGAATGGAGGTCGAGCGGGGGGAGCGCGTCACCATCAGGGTCTCTTCGAGAGAACCGGTCCGCGCCCGCATCACCGGGAAGCCGGAGGTCGGCTTCCAGGTCGTGGGCGCGGACCTGTCGGAAGCGCTCGCCGGCGACGACGTCGCCGTCGCCACGTCGCGACACGGGGAGGAGCTCTCCGTCTCGCGGCTCGGCGACCTCGTCGTCGACGCGCGGGAGGCCGGCGGCTACACCGTCGCCTTCGGCGCGCCGGAACGGGGGCTTCCGGAGATGCTCGGGCTCTCGCCCGACGACGTCCGGGCGGCCGTCGCCGACGGCCGCCGAGTCGAACCCGATCCGGGGTTCGACCTCTGGCTGAACACGATCCCGGCACAGGGCAGCGGGGTAGTCCGAACGGAGGAGGCTCTGTTCGCGACCCTCGGCTCGCTCACACTCACGGAGTAA
- a CDS encoding molybdopterin-dependent oxidoreductase produces the protein MGVRGTLSRALDRLEPPPRIVDWSLLAVVLAETVTGLVSFTVGTPAGWPVFWLHRALGLAIVVLLGWKLARVRHRLTDRTLWRRSTALSVLTLVAAVGTVSTGVVWVFGLDVRLSYWTLLSVHVGFGLALVPLVVAHASTRFRPPRRVDFEGRRTAIRYGVLLIAGAIVYRLQQGANRLLSTPGADRRFTGSQPREGDGNGAFPVTSWVADDPDPIDRSSYRLSVTGLVAEPREFAADDLERVGGDETSALLDCTSGWYTVQEWGGVRVGDLIEAAGGADGSGRAQGGDGTESGEAKPDERYVRFVSVTGYRWTLPLSEAEDALLATRVGGDPLSHGHGAPARLVAPGRRGFQWVKWVTRVEVRAERDPAQWVVTLVSGFD, from the coding sequence ATGGGGGTTCGTGGTACGCTCTCGAGGGCCCTCGACCGCCTCGAGCCGCCGCCGCGGATCGTCGACTGGTCCCTCCTCGCCGTCGTGCTCGCGGAGACGGTCACCGGACTGGTCTCCTTTACCGTCGGGACGCCCGCCGGCTGGCCGGTCTTCTGGCTCCACCGCGCGCTCGGACTCGCGATCGTCGTCCTCCTCGGCTGGAAGCTCGCCCGGGTTCGTCACCGCCTGACCGACCGGACGCTGTGGCGGCGGTCCACCGCCCTCTCGGTCCTCACCCTCGTCGCCGCGGTCGGGACGGTCTCGACGGGGGTCGTCTGGGTGTTCGGCCTCGACGTCCGGCTCTCCTACTGGACGCTGCTGTCCGTCCACGTCGGCTTCGGGCTGGCGCTCGTCCCCCTCGTCGTCGCCCACGCCTCGACCCGGTTCCGGCCGCCGAGACGGGTCGACTTCGAGGGGCGGCGGACCGCGATCCGGTACGGAGTCCTGTTGATCGCGGGCGCGATCGTCTACCGGCTCCAGCAGGGCGCGAACCGGCTGCTCTCGACGCCCGGCGCGGACCGGCGGTTCACCGGGTCACAGCCGCGCGAGGGGGACGGGAACGGCGCGTTCCCGGTCACCTCCTGGGTCGCCGACGACCCGGACCCGATCGACCGGTCGAGCTACCGGCTCTCGGTGACCGGGCTCGTCGCGGAGCCGCGGGAGTTCGCCGCTGACGACCTCGAGCGCGTCGGCGGCGACGAGACCTCGGCCCTGCTCGACTGTACGAGCGGCTGGTACACGGTTCAGGAGTGGGGCGGCGTGCGGGTCGGCGACCTGATCGAGGCGGCCGGCGGGGCGGACGGGAGCGGCCGGGCGCAGGGAGGCGACGGGACGGAGAGCGGCGAGGCGAAACCCGACGAGAGATACGTCCGGTTCGTCTCCGTCACGGGGTACCGGTGGACCCTCCCGCTCTCGGAGGCCGAGGACGCGCTGCTCGCGACCCGCGTCGGCGGCGACCCGCTCTCGCACGGCCACGGCGCGCCCGCACGTCTCGTCGCGCCCGGCCGCCGGGGGTTCCAGTGGGTGAAGTGGGTGACCCGCGTCGAGGTGCGCGCGGAACGCGACCCCGCGCAGTGGGTCGTCACGCTGGTGAGCGGGTTCGACTAG
- a CDS encoding ArsR/SmtB family transcription factor, producing MTLEQLSPTPTESDSDRDRRTASLEESDGLLEVLASATAREVIAVVRESPSTPSEIADELDVSLQAVTYHLRRLQRVDLITPVGVRYSTKGREMNLYDLSAESVTIDLTEPGM from the coding sequence ATGACGCTCGAACAGCTCTCCCCGACGCCGACGGAGTCCGACTCCGACCGGGACCGCCGAACCGCCTCGCTCGAGGAGTCCGACGGGCTCCTCGAGGTCCTCGCGTCGGCGACCGCCCGCGAGGTGATCGCCGTCGTCCGCGAGTCGCCGTCGACGCCCTCCGAGATCGCCGACGAGCTCGACGTCTCGCTTCAGGCGGTCACCTACCACCTGCGCCGGCTCCAGCGCGTCGACCTCATCACGCCCGTCGGAGTGCGGTACTCGACGAAGGGACGCGAGATGAACCTCTACGACCTGTCGGCCGAGTCGGTGACGATCGATCTCACGGAGCCGGGAATGTGA
- a CDS encoding HFX_2341 family transcriptional regulator domain-containing protein, with the protein MAELDAPRRVHVVPLGYEKDRIVEPVVDADADEALFLEPNPDDEGVDRPSYHEEVRERIRDAGIRTETIECDIFDLYSSLGTIAEVANRFREHSVYVNLASGSKVTAIGGMIACMATGAVPYYVRAETYAGGEERPVASGARPPETLPKYHIEEPKREHVAVLDHVDREGSVTKRELIEYGRREGLPFVERYDAEGVQNPDRGYYRRLNARIVDPLESRGFIEIEEHSKYQYVSVTESGENHLQAFRYLLEE; encoded by the coding sequence ATGGCTGAACTGGACGCGCCGAGGCGGGTTCACGTCGTCCCGCTCGGGTACGAGAAGGACCGCATCGTGGAGCCGGTCGTCGACGCCGACGCCGACGAGGCGCTCTTTTTGGAGCCGAACCCCGACGACGAGGGGGTCGACCGGCCGTCCTACCACGAGGAGGTCAGAGAGCGGATCCGGGACGCCGGGATCCGGACGGAGACGATCGAGTGCGACATCTTCGATCTGTACAGCTCGCTGGGGACGATCGCGGAGGTGGCCAATCGCTTCCGCGAACACAGCGTCTACGTCAACCTCGCGTCCGGCTCGAAGGTGACCGCGATCGGCGGGATGATCGCGTGTATGGCGACCGGAGCAGTCCCGTACTACGTGCGCGCGGAGACGTACGCGGGCGGCGAGGAACGGCCGGTCGCCTCGGGCGCGAGGCCGCCGGAGACGCTCCCGAAGTACCACATCGAGGAGCCGAAACGCGAACACGTCGCGGTCCTCGACCACGTCGACCGCGAGGGGTCCGTCACGAAGCGGGAGCTCATCGAGTACGGCCGCCGCGAGGGGCTCCCGTTCGTGGAGCGGTACGACGCGGAGGGCGTCCAGAACCCCGACCGGGGCTACTACCGGCGGCTCAACGCGCGGATCGTCGATCCCCTCGAAAGCCGCGGGTTCATCGAGATCGAGGAACACTCCAAGTACCAGTACGTCTCGGTCACGGAGAGCGGCGAGAACCACCTCCAGGCGTTCCGATACCTGCTCGAGGAGTGA